ACTTGTGCGAAAAGCCAAATGGGGCCACCTCAATTCACCTATACGGGTTTGGGAGGAAATTTTGGCTCCGGGGCCTGGATTCGAACCAGGATACCGGGCTCCAAAGGCCCGTGTCCTGCCGTTGGACGACCCCGGAACGCAACTTTATTATAGCCGGAAATGCGCCTTTGGTCAAGTAAAACCACAGCCTCGCCGAGACCGCGCCCCGCCTTTTTATTGAAAAAATTGCCGATTTTGAGCTATTCACGAAAAACGATTGTCCCAAAACGAGAGGGCACATGGAAGTTAGGCGGTGTTTCCAGTGTTGGAGACCAACAGCTAAACTCAGGGGTTGGCGTGCGGTCAATTCGATAAAGGTTCAGCCTCCAGGTATCGCCATTTTTGGGTGGGATATTTGGCGCCGTCGGCAGTGATGCGAACGGAATTGCCCATTCGACGGTCCAGCCTCTGTCGATGTCGTTTCTATTTTCGAGAGTGCCATCCACCTTAACGCCAACCTGCCAACCTCTGCAAGTCCAAGACGTATCTGCCGCCATATCCTTTCGCAAGCCAGTGGGGTTGTAAATGATTGCATCGAACAATACGCCGCGTGGGCTGGTCTGCAGTTCATAATATCGCTTCAAATCCGAATCAGGGTCAATGAACGCCTCGACGACTTCCTCTTCATAGATTGGGTCATCTCGGTTGAAAAACGTACCCCAAATATCGGGATCTTCGCATTTAAAGGAGATGTACAAGTTATCGTCATCCCAGCACATGCGCGCTTCGGTTTGTCTTGAGGCGGGGCCAGAGCCATCGAAGAGTATAAATTCGCCGACTGGCCTGATTGCCTGCCAGCCGGGGTCACTGAGAATACCATCTATAATTATGGTTCCGTGGGGAACTTTTTGGCATACGTAGATTGGTGTCCCAGCGGACATTAATACCCTCCTTCTTTGGAGTAATCAACTTGAGTTACTATCAAGCAAGCGTGCCAAGGACTGGCGGAGGCGCTTAA
The sequence above is a segment of the Armatimonadota bacterium genome. Coding sequences within it:
- a CDS encoding carbohydrate-binding family 9-like protein; this encodes MSAGTPIYVCQKVPHGTIIIDGILSDPGWQAIRPVGEFILFDGSGPASRQTEARMCWDDDNLYISFKCEDPDIWGTFFNRDDPIYEEEVVEAFIDPDSDLKRYYELQTSPRGVLFDAIIYNPTGLRKDMAADTSWTCRGWQVGVKVDGTLENRNDIDRGWTVEWAIPFASLPTAPNIPPKNGDTWRLNLYRIDRTPTPEFSCWSPTLETPPNFHVPSRFGTIVFRE